A part of Methanothermobacter sp. genomic DNA contains:
- a CDS encoding AI-2E family transporter, with protein MIEKLRGTITSTSFLVLALILLSAIVIYPIWTMLFLGAVFAYIVRPVALRINERIPYLSVSIIIAMVVVIMPLVGIVVFTVDSLINSTPSLITLARGFDIPNLPGQLQSSGVTLGALRGILTDVLSGSINYVIDVIQSVPMIALQLFVFLSSTFYFARDGERLLSYIRGLIPPEARPFMGRMASETERVLMSIFYGHFLTALLIGIMAGVGFHLLGYPYAIVLGIITGIFQLIPVIGPWAAYTPLAIYDLVSGNIIRGVLVLIFGIFLSTIDIYLRPKLSGKYADIHPMIFLVGFLGGPVVWGVAGFIVGPLVLGLAYAALEAYRLGESAGEENR; from the coding sequence ATGATAGAGAAGCTCAGGGGCACCATCACATCTACTTCATTCCTTGTACTTGCACTGATACTTCTATCGGCCATTGTAATCTATCCCATCTGGACCATGCTCTTCCTGGGGGCGGTATTCGCCTATATTGTAAGGCCGGTGGCTTTAAGGATAAATGAGAGGATACCCTACCTCTCGGTCTCCATAATCATAGCCATGGTCGTTGTTATAATGCCCCTTGTTGGTATAGTGGTTTTCACCGTGGATTCCCTCATAAACTCCACCCCCTCACTCATAACCCTTGCAAGGGGCTTTGATATCCCCAACCTTCCGGGACAGCTCCAGAGTTCAGGGGTCACCCTGGGGGCTTTGAGGGGTATTCTAACCGACGTACTGAGCGGATCCATCAACTATGTGATTGATGTGATACAGTCAGTCCCCATGATAGCCCTGCAGCTCTTCGTATTCCTCTCATCAACATTCTACTTTGCAAGGGATGGTGAAAGGCTCCTTTCATATATAAGGGGCCTCATACCCCCTGAAGCCAGGCCCTTCATGGGGAGGATGGCCTCTGAGACAGAACGTGTTCTCATGAGCATATTCTATGGCCACTTCCTCACAGCACTCCTCATAGGTATCATGGCAGGGGTCGGCTTTCACCTCCTGGGCTACCCCTACGCCATAGTCCTCGGTATAATAACGGGGATATTTCAGCTCATACCGGTTATAGGTCCATGGGCGGCCTACACGCCCCTCGCCATCTATGACCTCGTGAGCGGGAATATCATCAGGGGGGTCCTGGTCCTCATATTCGGGATATTCCTCAGCACAATCGACATATACCTCCGGCCAAAGCTTTCAGGTAAGTATGCTGATATACACCCCATGATATTCCTTGTGGGTTTCCTTGGGGGCCCGGTCGTATGGGGTGTTGCCGGGTTCATAGTTGGGCCACTGGTCCTGGGGCTTGCCTACGCAGCCCTTGAGGCCTACAGGCTTGGAGAATCAGCTGGTGAGGAGAACCGGTGA
- a CDS encoding dihydroorotate dehydrogenase electron transfer subunit, whose protein sequence is MGNVPEVLEIKGIVEESETVRTFIFDWDFRSEIVPGQFVMVWNFSDEKPMSVSLIDHKRSEIGISIRRVGEFTSAVHELGEGDLLGVRGPYGRGFELMGRNLILVGGGIGMAPLAALADEAVARGMNVDALVAARTADELLFTERLENAGVNIHTCTDDGTCGFQGFAHERLSEMDVKYDMAAVCGPEPMMFHVKAVLDERGIPAQFSLERYMKCAVGICGQCCVDGTGWRVCAEGPVFWDHELRGVSEFGRYRRDAAGRRISW, encoded by the coding sequence ATGGGAAATGTTCCAGAGGTTCTTGAAATTAAGGGGATAGTTGAGGAATCTGAGACCGTCAGGACCTTCATATTTGACTGGGACTTCAGGAGTGAAATAGTGCCCGGTCAGTTCGTCATGGTCTGGAATTTCAGCGACGAGAAACCCATGTCAGTCTCACTCATTGACCATAAGAGGTCTGAGATTGGCATATCCATAAGGAGGGTTGGTGAATTCACATCAGCGGTCCATGAACTGGGCGAGGGAGACCTTCTGGGAGTCAGGGGGCCCTATGGGAGGGGTTTTGAACTCATGGGGAGAAACCTGATCCTTGTGGGCGGCGGGATAGGCATGGCCCCCCTGGCAGCCCTTGCAGATGAGGCTGTGGCGCGGGGCATGAATGTGGATGCGCTTGTGGCTGCAAGGACAGCAGATGAGCTTCTCTTCACTGAGAGACTCGAGAATGCAGGTGTTAATATCCATACATGTACAGATGATGGAACCTGCGGGTTTCAGGGATTTGCACATGAACGCCTTTCTGAAATGGATGTAAAATATGACATGGCGGCTGTGTGCGGTCCAGAGCCCATGATGTTCCATGTGAAGGCGGTGCTTGATGAGAGGGGGATACCGGCCCAGTTTTCCCTTGAGAGGTACATGAAGTGTGCCGTGGGTATCTGTGGCCAGTGCTGCGTTGATGGGACAGGGTGGAGGGTCTGTGCCGAGGGCCCTGTCTTCTGGGACCATGAATTACGGGGTGTCAGTGAATTTGGCAGGTACAGGAGGGACGCTGCCGGCCGGAGGATCAGCTGGTAA
- a CDS encoding dihydroorotate dehydrogenase produces MLRTRICNIELRNPTMLAAGVMGSMASSLNRVYRAGAGAVVTKSFSLEPNEGYKNPTTVEVTGGIINAIGLSNPGVDAFKEELRGVDDDVPLIASIYGSSPEEFARVAASVEEYVDMIELNVSCPHAMAGCGASIGQDASLTFRVVSAVKDVVGVPVSTKLTPNVTDIVEIAKSAEDAGSDALTLINSLGPGMKIDIKTAKPVLSNAFGGMSGPAIKPVAVRCVYDVYRNVEIPLIGVGGVRDFRDAVEFLFAGAVAVQVGTAIMYDGPEIFMRICRGLEGFMIERGFSSVDEMVGLAHEGR; encoded by the coding sequence ATGCTGAGGACCAGGATATGTAATATTGAGCTCAGGAATCCAACCATGCTTGCTGCGGGAGTTATGGGGAGCATGGCGTCATCCCTCAACAGGGTCTACCGTGCAGGTGCAGGGGCCGTTGTAACCAAATCCTTTTCACTTGAACCCAATGAGGGCTATAAAAATCCCACCACGGTCGAGGTTACCGGCGGGATCATAAACGCCATAGGCCTATCAAATCCAGGGGTTGATGCATTTAAAGAGGAACTCAGGGGGGTGGATGATGATGTGCCCCTCATAGCATCCATCTACGGGTCTTCACCGGAGGAATTTGCCAGGGTGGCGGCTTCAGTGGAGGAGTACGTGGATATGATCGAACTCAATGTCTCCTGTCCCCATGCCATGGCTGGTTGCGGGGCTTCCATAGGACAGGATGCAAGCCTGACATTCAGGGTGGTCTCGGCTGTAAAGGACGTCGTGGGCGTGCCGGTATCCACCAAGCTCACACCAAACGTTACAGACATCGTTGAGATAGCAAAAAGCGCCGAGGATGCAGGTTCAGATGCCCTGACCCTCATAAACTCCCTTGGCCCCGGGATGAAGATCGATATAAAAACAGCAAAACCTGTACTCTCAAATGCCTTTGGGGGAATGTCGGGTCCCGCCATAAAGCCCGTGGCTGTAAGGTGCGTCTATGATGTTTACCGCAATGTTGAGATCCCCCTAATTGGTGTCGGTGGCGTCAGGGACTTCAGGGACGCGGTAGAATTTCTCTTTGCAGGTGCAGTGGCCGTTCAGGTGGGTACAGCCATAATGTATGATGGCCCCGAGATCTTCATGAGAATATGCAGGGGCCTTGAGGGGTTCATGATTGAGAGGGGCTTCTCATCGGTTGATGAGATGGTTGGCCTGGCCCACGAGGGGAGGTGA
- a CDS encoding NOP5/NOP56 family protein, whose amino-acid sequence MKCYLTGCVAGFVAFSEDLKVIDYETFPVDELASRLNESQRGSITLEERRILERLLDEYDEVVVEAEPSPAYSEFGKIRFEMPSAAGVHLRENLDEILESITDTPPSRFIHRALISATREKLRDSFRESDRFLIQAINALDELDEEIGKLIERLREWYSLHFPELDGVKSHEQYVELVARYGDRDRILENFRMDVEESIGSDISSEDLHIFMDLAESIRRLQRLRQDTERYIDLKMEKLAPNLRAIAGANVGARLIAHAGGLRELAMLPSSTVQVLGAEKALFRHLKSNARPPKHGVIFQHPSIRSSPWWIRGKVARLLAGKIVIAVRKDVFSGEFDPKIIESFNERFKFIKNKNKKPPVKRKRFPRKR is encoded by the coding sequence ATGAAGTGTTACCTCACAGGCTGCGTTGCTGGTTTTGTTGCCTTCAGTGAAGATCTGAAAGTCATAGATTATGAAACTTTCCCGGTGGATGAGTTGGCCAGCCGGCTCAACGAATCGCAGAGGGGAAGTATCACGCTCGAGGAGAGGAGAATACTTGAAAGGCTCCTTGATGAATACGATGAAGTTGTTGTTGAGGCCGAACCATCACCTGCATACTCTGAATTTGGTAAAATCAGGTTCGAAATGCCATCAGCCGCTGGAGTCCATCTGAGGGAGAACCTCGATGAGATACTGGAATCAATCACTGATACCCCCCCATCAAGGTTCATACACAGAGCCCTCATCTCAGCAACCAGGGAAAAACTGAGGGATTCCTTCAGGGAATCCGACAGGTTCCTCATACAGGCCATAAACGCCCTTGATGAACTGGACGAGGAGATCGGGAAACTGATAGAGAGGCTGAGGGAATGGTATTCCCTTCACTTCCCGGAACTGGATGGTGTGAAGAGTCATGAGCAGTACGTTGAGCTGGTTGCCAGGTACGGTGACAGGGACAGGATACTTGAAAATTTCAGGATGGATGTGGAGGAAAGCATAGGTTCAGATATCAGCAGCGAGGACCTCCACATCTTCATGGACCTTGCAGAGAGTATCAGGAGACTCCAGAGGCTGAGGCAGGACACCGAGAGGTACATTGACCTCAAAATGGAGAAGCTCGCCCCCAACCTCAGGGCAATTGCAGGTGCGAATGTTGGTGCAAGGCTCATTGCACATGCAGGTGGCCTCAGGGAACTTGCCATGCTCCCCTCATCCACTGTACAGGTCCTCGGGGCTGAGAAAGCCCTCTTCAGGCACCTCAAATCAAATGCCAGGCCACCCAAGCATGGTGTGATCTTTCAGCACCCATCCATACGGTCATCACCATGGTGGATAAGGGGCAAGGTTGCAAGGCTTCTTGCCGGTAAAATAGTAATTGCAGTGAGAAAGGATGTTTTTAGTGGGGAATTCGATCCAAAGATCATTGAAAGTTTCAATGAGAGATTCAAATTCATAAAAAATAAAAACAAGAAACCTCCAGTAAAAAGGAAGAGGTTCCCGAGGAAAAGATGA
- a CDS encoding fibrillarin-like rRNA/tRNA 2'-O-methyltransferase has translation MCPVKRVKGLDGVFMMNDSLLTVNPNPGVRVYGERLIEWGGREYRVWDPRRSKLAAAIHNGLRGFSLKSGSRVLYLGASAGTTASHISDIVTDGRVYCVEFSPRMMRELLEVCSVRMNMLPLLEDASRPRDYLRMVEAADLVYCDIAQPDQTRLFTENMEYFLRDDGYGLIMIKARSIDVTRSPRKIFREEVRKLRDSDFQVMDQVGLNPYEKDHMAVLVKRSD, from the coding sequence TTGTGTCCAGTGAAACGTGTTAAGGGCCTTGATGGTGTTTTTATGATGAATGACTCGCTCCTCACAGTGAACCCCAATCCCGGTGTGAGGGTATATGGGGAGAGGCTCATAGAGTGGGGTGGCAGGGAGTACCGGGTCTGGGATCCTAGGCGATCCAAACTTGCCGCCGCCATTCACAATGGCCTCAGAGGTTTCAGCCTGAAATCTGGTTCCCGGGTACTGTATCTTGGGGCTTCGGCCGGAACAACAGCCTCACACATCTCTGATATTGTGACGGACGGCAGGGTATACTGCGTTGAATTTTCACCTAGGATGATGAGGGAGCTCCTTGAGGTGTGCAGTGTCCGTATGAACATGTTGCCACTTCTTGAGGATGCTTCAAGGCCCAGAGATTACCTCAGGATGGTTGAGGCGGCTGACCTTGTATACTGTGACATTGCACAGCCAGACCAGACCAGGTTGTTCACCGAGAATATGGAATATTTCCTTAGGGATGATGGCTACGGTCTCATAATGATAAAGGCCAGGAGCATAGATGTTACAAGGAGCCCCCGTAAGATCTTCCGTGAGGAGGTCAGGAAACTCAGGGACTCAGATTTCCAGGTGATGGATCAGGTGGGTCTTAATCCCTACGAGAAGGACCATATGGCGGTCCTTGTTAAAAGAAGTGATTGA
- the coaBC gene encoding bifunctional phosphopantothenoylcysteine decarboxylase/phosphopantothenate--cysteine ligase CoaBC — protein MEIVLCVTGSVAAIEAVKLARELRRQGASVTCFMSEDACRIIHPYSMEFATGSKPILELTGEIEHVKYADADLILVAPATANIIGKLAFKLADNPISSLLLTASGMGTPIVMVPSMHEAMYAAAEENIRRLRDEGVVFVEPRMDEGKAKFPDINTIVLEAMRQTSKQRLRGKRVLVSLGGTYEPIDPVRGITNRSSGKMGLAVARRAYIEGADVTLLAGVVSVDIPQQFTVIGTETADSMASAVRELIGEHDVFVSAAAVADFKPTYTERKISSDGELTLTLKPNPKIIKIARELNPDALIVGFKAEYDVLREELIRSAEKQMREAGVDIVVANDVSVEGFGSDSNMAIIVSDEALELPVMSKDDLASLIVDEIAGKLEEKERNS, from the coding sequence ATGGAGATTGTACTCTGCGTTACAGGAAGTGTTGCCGCCATTGAGGCGGTTAAGCTTGCAAGGGAACTGAGAAGGCAGGGTGCCAGTGTCACCTGTTTCATGAGTGAGGACGCCTGCAGAATAATACATCCCTATTCAATGGAGTTTGCCACGGGAAGCAAACCCATCCTTGAACTTACAGGGGAGATAGAGCACGTTAAGTACGCCGACGCGGACCTAATCCTAGTGGCCCCTGCAACAGCTAACATCATAGGTAAACTTGCCTTTAAGCTGGCCGACAACCCCATATCATCCCTTCTCCTCACGGCGTCAGGGATGGGGACCCCCATAGTTATGGTCCCATCAATGCATGAGGCCATGTATGCCGCTGCAGAGGAAAACATACGAAGGCTGAGGGATGAGGGTGTTGTCTTTGTTGAGCCCCGCATGGATGAGGGGAAGGCCAAGTTCCCGGACATCAACACGATAGTACTGGAGGCAATGAGGCAGACCTCAAAGCAGAGGTTGAGGGGTAAAAGGGTCCTCGTAAGCCTTGGCGGAACATATGAACCAATAGATCCAGTGAGGGGCATTACAAACAGAAGTTCAGGTAAGATGGGTCTTGCGGTTGCACGAAGGGCATACATTGAGGGTGCAGATGTCACACTCCTGGCGGGTGTCGTCTCAGTGGATATCCCCCAGCAGTTCACAGTTATAGGGACTGAGACAGCGGATTCCATGGCATCAGCAGTCAGGGAACTTATAGGGGAACATGATGTATTCGTATCAGCTGCAGCCGTCGCTGACTTCAAACCCACCTACACAGAGAGGAAGATATCCTCAGATGGAGAGCTCACACTCACACTGAAACCAAACCCCAAGATCATAAAAATTGCAAGGGAACTTAACCCCGACGCACTTATTGTTGGATTCAAGGCCGAGTATGATGTCCTTAGGGAGGAACTTATCCGATCTGCAGAGAAGCAGATGCGGGAGGCTGGCGTGGATATCGTCGTTGCAAATGACGTTTCAGTTGAGGGGTTCGGCTCAGACAGCAACATGGCCATCATAGTCTCAGATGAGGCACTGGAACTTCCTGTAATGAGCAAGGATGACCTCGCATCCCTCATAGTTGATGAAATTGCAGGGAAACTTGAAGAAAAGGAACGAAATTCTTGA
- a CDS encoding transcription elongation factor NusA → MVLPICDVCLKSGILCQGCENKLKTGEVSQTELEISKVLYRIGEGKLGFKRAIDLDGIVIIITESDEVGKLIGKGGKIVRAISRALGKKVRVVGENSDLKSVAEDVLAPARISGINIVFGKDGEERFKIRVMREDARRVPGKLETLNEIIEMLTGEKTVVVIDDK, encoded by the coding sequence ATGGTATTGCCAATATGCGATGTCTGTCTTAAAAGCGGAATTTTATGTCAGGGCTGTGAAAATAAACTTAAAACAGGGGAGGTAAGTCAGACTGAACTGGAGATCTCAAAGGTTCTATACAGGATTGGAGAAGGGAAACTTGGATTTAAAAGGGCCATAGACCTTGATGGAATAGTTATAATCATAACAGAGTCTGATGAGGTCGGAAAACTAATAGGTAAGGGCGGTAAAATCGTAAGGGCAATATCAAGGGCCCTGGGCAAGAAGGTGAGGGTGGTCGGTGAGAACTCTGACCTAAAATCAGTTGCAGAGGATGTCCTTGCACCTGCAAGGATTTCAGGGATCAACATAGTATTTGGAAAGGACGGTGAGGAACGCTTCAAGATCAGGGTTATGCGGGAGGATGCAAGGAGGGTTCCAGGGAAACTTGAAACCCTCAACGAGATAATAGAAATGCTGACTGGAGAGAAAACGGTTGTTGTTATAGATGACAAATGA
- a CDS encoding PsbP-related protein has product MRKHWLILFIVMVVALSGCTSLDSNSENQTKRFSGNNISFEYPSNWVTANSLANETVAAVGDPSSVDSSGLAQVSVVIQSRELEGNLYDMYRDNYDTLFTNSSYRRVSETNTTIGGYQAIENVYIVLDGVQKKQRAIWIQNNRRVYVILCTAPAERFDAERKNFDLIVNSFRFI; this is encoded by the coding sequence ATGAGGAAACACTGGCTCATCCTTTTCATAGTAATGGTTGTTGCGTTGTCAGGATGCACATCACTGGACAGTAACTCGGAGAACCAGACCAAGAGGTTTTCAGGAAACAATATTTCATTTGAGTATCCATCCAACTGGGTGACAGCCAATTCACTGGCAAACGAAACGGTCGCAGCAGTTGGAGACCCCTCATCGGTTGATTCATCTGGACTTGCACAGGTCTCAGTTGTGATCCAGTCAAGGGAACTTGAGGGTAACCTCTATGATATGTACAGGGATAACTATGATACACTGTTCACCAACTCCAGTTACAGGAGGGTTTCAGAGACAAACACAACCATAGGTGGTTACCAGGCAATAGAGAATGTCTACATTGTCCTAGATGGGGTGCAGAAGAAGCAGAGGGCCATCTGGATACAGAACAACAGAAGGGTCTATGTGATACTCTGCACAGCCCCGGCTGAGAGGTTTGATGCTGAAAGGAAGAACTTCGACCTCATTGTGAACAGCTTCAGATTTATTTAA
- the pheA gene encoding prephenate dehydratase, whose amino-acid sequence MAGESIAYLGPEGTFTEEAALHIGEKLLAFDSILEVLGAVASGKASRGVVPIENSIEGPVGVTLDLLAWEYDLCIEREIILRVRHNLLVNRGVSLGEVREVYSHPQSLAQCRRFLEKLGVTTHSAPSTAAAARTIVGRRELAAIGTRRAADIYGLDVLAEDIQDFDPNFTRFIVLSEKDHEPTGRDKTSIVFSLAEDRPGGLYEVLGFFAEHGVNLTKIESRPSKRGLGKYIFFVDFEGHRKDAVIMDVLDCIADRTPFFKILGSYPEETVYE is encoded by the coding sequence ATGGCAGGTGAATCCATAGCCTACCTTGGACCCGAGGGGACATTCACCGAGGAGGCAGCACTCCATATTGGTGAGAAACTTCTGGCATTTGACTCCATACTTGAAGTTCTGGGGGCGGTGGCATCAGGTAAGGCTTCAAGGGGGGTTGTACCCATTGAGAACTCAATTGAGGGGCCGGTTGGGGTAACACTTGACCTTCTGGCATGGGAATATGATCTGTGCATAGAGAGGGAGATAATACTGAGGGTGAGGCACAACCTCCTTGTCAACAGAGGTGTATCCCTCGGGGAGGTAAGGGAGGTTTACTCACACCCCCAGTCCCTTGCCCAGTGCCGGCGTTTCCTGGAGAAGCTGGGGGTCACAACACATTCAGCACCAAGCACAGCAGCAGCAGCCAGGACGATAGTGGGGAGACGGGAACTCGCGGCGATAGGGACCCGGAGAGCCGCTGATATCTATGGTCTTGATGTGCTCGCAGAGGACATACAGGACTTTGACCCCAACTTCACAAGGTTCATAGTCCTCTCAGAAAAGGATCATGAGCCAACAGGAAGGGACAAGACCTCCATAGTCTTTTCACTGGCAGAGGATAGACCAGGGGGGCTTTATGAGGTCCTGGGATTCTTTGCAGAGCATGGTGTGAACCTCACAAAGATAGAGTCTAGGCCCTCAAAGAGGGGGCTTGGCAAGTACATATTCTTCGTAGATTTTGAGGGACACAGAAAGGATGCCGTCATCATGGATGTGCTTGATTGTATAGCTGATAGAACCCCCTTCTTTAAAATTCTGGGGTCCTATCCAGAGGAAACTGTTTATGAATAG